The following coding sequences lie in one Bacteroidota bacterium genomic window:
- a CDS encoding efflux RND transporter permease subunit yields MSIYKSAVNKPITTLMVFTAVIVMGIYSLMNISVDLYPEIDPPFLTVLTTYRGASAADIETNVTKRLEDALNTVDKVKMVRSTSSDNLSVITIEFNWGADLAEATNEIRDVIDRIYDRMPEGVDRPTIFKFNTSMMPIVFYAVTAGESYPGLEKILDEKIVNPLNRVDGVGSVSMIGVPKRVVYVEADPRKLEAHNMTIEQIGNAIAAENANVPTGNLRMGQFDYQLRVMGEFVESREIQDIVVGNFNGRPIYLRDVAMVRDSLKDKSQDEKINGRTGLRLFVMKQSGANTVKVAREINKKMAELLPTLPPDVKVEQILDTSTFIRGSINNLATTLMYAFIFVALVVIFFLGRWRATFIIILTIPIALIVSFIYLFITGNTINVISLTSLSIAIGMVVDDAIVVLENITRHIERGNSPREAAIYATNEVWLAVIVTTLVVVAVFFPLTLVGGLTGMLFNQLGWIVTITVTTSTLAAISLTPMLSSRLLRLKPKQTKPKWYHHQRTVEPMLNWLDNFYVSTLKWVLRHKTFTMLTATAVFVGSLMLLRFVGTDFLPQTDESRITATIELQTGTRVEETMKTARKLEQIIFNEFPEIEIMAVTAGSDDEGAMFSTFQQSGSNIINLLSRLAPVDKRERTVWQVADGLRQRLSEFPEVINYNVSTSGGGMSFGGESMVDIDIFGYDFNTTNRIAEDFRNQLLAMGGAKDITISRKKDKPELQFVLDRDKLAANGLTTAQVGGMLRNRISGMVASLLKEEGDEYQIVVRLAEEYRNNITLLEEISITNPQGKKIKLKELGTIVENWGPPAIQHKRKERVVTVSAKPDGMTLGQLAEKIIKDLDKSNVPQDVMIEIGGAYKDQQESFQDLGLLMLLSIVLVFIVMASQFESFTMPFIIMFSIPFAFSGVILALLLTGTSLSIIAALGSVLLIGIVVKNGIVLVDFINLLRDRGERLYDAIANAGRSRLRPVLMTAFTTILGMLPLALSTGEGSEIWRPMGISVIGGLVFSTIVTMVVVPVMYAVLARSGERDKLMKVRRKFQEQNL; encoded by the coding sequence ATGAGTATCTACAAATCTGCCGTCAACAAACCCATCACCACGCTCATGGTGTTTACCGCCGTGATTGTGATGGGGATTTACTCGCTTATGAATATCTCGGTGGACCTGTATCCCGAAATTGATCCGCCATTTCTCACCGTGCTTACCACCTACAGGGGCGCCAGTGCGGCCGACATCGAAACCAATGTAACCAAGCGTCTGGAAGATGCCCTCAACACGGTTGATAAGGTAAAAATGGTGCGTTCCACCTCGAGCGACAACCTGTCGGTGATCACCATCGAATTTAACTGGGGAGCCGACCTGGCGGAGGCCACCAACGAGATCAGGGATGTTATCGACCGGATATACGACCGGATGCCCGAGGGTGTGGACCGGCCCACCATTTTTAAGTTCAACACCAGCATGATGCCAATTGTGTTTTATGCAGTCACGGCTGGTGAAAGTTATCCAGGATTGGAGAAAATTCTGGATGAGAAAATCGTCAACCCCCTTAACCGCGTGGATGGGGTTGGCTCAGTATCAATGATTGGCGTGCCCAAACGCGTCGTATATGTGGAAGCTGACCCCCGGAAACTCGAAGCCCACAACATGACCATCGAGCAAATCGGCAATGCGATTGCTGCTGAAAACGCCAATGTTCCAACAGGTAACCTCCGCATGGGGCAATTTGATTACCAGCTGCGTGTGATGGGCGAGTTTGTCGAAAGCCGGGAAATTCAGGACATCGTAGTGGGTAATTTCAACGGTCGCCCGATCTATTTGCGAGATGTGGCCATGGTACGCGACTCGTTGAAAGACAAATCGCAGGATGAGAAGATCAATGGCAGAACCGGGCTTAGGTTGTTTGTGATGAAACAATCGGGCGCCAACACCGTGAAGGTGGCCAGAGAGATCAACAAAAAAATGGCCGAGCTCCTCCCTACCCTGCCGCCTGATGTGAAAGTGGAACAAATCCTCGATACCTCCACTTTCATCCGTGGCTCCATCAACAACCTGGCCACCACACTGATGTATGCCTTCATCTTTGTGGCGCTTGTTGTTATCTTCTTCCTTGGCCGGTGGCGTGCAACCTTTATCATCATCCTGACCATTCCCATTGCGCTCATTGTTTCATTCATCTATCTGTTTATCACCGGAAATACCATCAATGTCATCTCGCTCACCTCACTTTCGATTGCCATCGGTATGGTGGTTGACGATGCCATTGTGGTACTCGAAAATATCACCCGGCATATCGAACGAGGCAACAGCCCGAGAGAAGCTGCCATTTATGCCACCAACGAAGTATGGCTGGCAGTAATCGTCACTACCCTTGTAGTGGTTGCCGTTTTCTTCCCCTTGACGCTGGTTGGAGGTCTTACGGGCATGCTATTCAACCAGTTAGGTTGGATTGTAACCATCACCGTGACCACCTCCACCCTTGCTGCCATCAGCCTGACGCCCATGCTGTCGTCGCGTTTGCTCCGGCTAAAACCAAAACAGACAAAACCCAAATGGTATCATCACCAGCGCACAGTTGAGCCCATGCTCAATTGGCTCGACAACTTTTATGTGAGCACGCTGAAATGGGTCCTTAGACACAAAACATTTACCATGCTCACAGCCACGGCTGTTTTCGTGGGATCGCTGATGCTTTTGCGTTTTGTGGGCACCGACTTCCTGCCTCAGACCGACGAGTCGCGCATCACAGCTACCATCGAGCTGCAAACAGGAACAAGGGTGGAAGAAACCATGAAAACCGCCCGCAAGCTGGAGCAGATTATTTTTAATGAGTTTCCGGAAATCGAAATTATGGCTGTGACAGCAGGCTCCGACGACGAGGGAGCGATGTTTTCCACTTTCCAACAATCAGGCTCCAATATCATCAACCTGCTGAGCCGCCTGGCGCCTGTGGATAAAAGAGAACGAACCGTTTGGCAGGTGGCCGATGGTTTGCGCCAGCGCCTGAGCGAGTTTCCGGAGGTGATCAATTACAACGTTTCCACATCCGGCGGAGGCATGTCGTTCGGTGGCGAAAGTATGGTTGACATCGATATTTTTGGTTACGATTTCAACACCACCAACCGGATTGCGGAAGATTTCAGAAACCAGTTGTTGGCTATGGGCGGAGCCAAAGACATCACCATCAGCCGCAAGAAAGACAAACCTGAATTGCAGTTTGTGCTCGACCGCGACAAACTGGCTGCCAATGGCCTGACCACAGCCCAGGTAGGCGGCATGCTTCGCAACCGTATCAGTGGCATGGTGGCATCGCTGCTCAAAGAAGAGGGCGACGAATATCAGATTGTTGTCCGCCTGGCCGAGGAGTATCGCAACAACATTACGTTGCTTGAAGAAATAAGCATCACCAATCCTCAGGGCAAGAAAATCAAGCTTAAAGAGCTTGGCACCATTGTCGAAAACTGGGGGCCGCCAGCCATTCAGCACAAACGCAAAGAACGTGTGGTTACGGTGAGCGCCAAACCCGATGGCATGACACTGGGCCAGCTGGCAGAAAAGATCATCAAAGATCTGGACAAAAGCAATGTGCCTCAGGATGTGATGATTGAGATCGGCGGGGCTTACAAAGACCAGCAGGAGTCGTTTCAGGACCTGGGCTTACTCATGCTTCTCAGTATTGTGCTGGTATTCATTGTGATGGCTTCGCAATTCGAATCATTCACCATGCCATTCATCATCATGTTTTCCATCCCGTTTGCATTTTCAGGAGTGATCCTGGCCTTATTGCTCACAGGCACTTCGCTCAGCATTATTGCCGCACTGGGTTCGGTGTTGCTGATCGGTATTGTGGTGAAAAACGGGATTGTGCTGGTTGACTTCATCAACCTGCTGCGCGACCGCGGAGAACGTTTGTATGATGCCATTGCCAATGCCGGCCGTTCGCGTCTGCGTCCGGTGCTCATGACTGCTTTTACCACCATACTTGGGATGCTACCGCTGGCATTAAGTACGGGCGAAGGTTCCGAAATCTGGCGACCTATGGGTATTTCGGTTATAGGAGGTCTGGTATTCAGCACTATAGTTACAATGGTGGTGGTTCCGGTTATGTATGCCGTGCTTGCCCGCAGCGGTGAGCGCGATAAACTAATGAAAGTGAGACGCAAATTCCAGGAGCAAAACCTTTAA
- a CDS encoding TetR/AcrR family transcriptional regulator yields the protein MEAREKVINRACELFPVVGIRNVTMDGLAADLGMSKRTIYELFGQKDNLVLETFRQMITRENNEMLQIISDSEHVVEALFRIMKHKRDKRLSVSPLFIEDIGKYIDRIQEMFYTDNSDLSRYSASFVLLREGMSQGIFRSEINIAIVDNFIHEMMNVIHVSTRIKALNPGDHELLVNIFIPYFRGICTERGVKLMDEFFSASNIII from the coding sequence ATGGAAGCCAGGGAAAAAGTGATTAACAGGGCCTGCGAGTTGTTTCCTGTGGTTGGTATCCGGAATGTGACCATGGATGGATTGGCCGCAGACCTGGGCATGTCGAAGCGTACCATTTACGAGCTGTTTGGACAAAAAGACAATCTGGTGCTCGAAACTTTCCGGCAGATGATCACCCGGGAGAACAACGAGATGCTGCAGATCATCTCCGACTCGGAGCACGTTGTGGAGGCCTTGTTCCGCATAATGAAACACAAGCGGGATAAACGACTCTCGGTTTCGCCGCTGTTCATTGAAGACATCGGTAAGTATATCGACAGAATACAGGAGATGTTTTACACCGACAACAGTGACCTTTCGCGCTATTCTGCGTCTTTTGTGTTGCTGCGCGAAGGCATGAGTCAAGGCATTTTCCGCAGCGAGATCAACATTGCCATTGTGGATAATTTCATTCACGAAATGATGAACGTGATTCACGTGAGTACCCGAATAAAGGCGCTCAATCCCGGTGATCACGAACTGCTTGTGAACATCTTCATCCCCTATTTCAGAGGCATTTGCACCGAACGTGGGGTGAAACTGATGGACGAATTTTTTTCTGCATCAAACATCATAATCTAA
- a CDS encoding TolC family protein, whose protein sequence is MKTKHLLTLLLLSATLFASAAEARVFSLSEARAYALEHNRQMKAAGYATTKAEMALREAIANGLPQINANADYSNALGAKIIIRFNENMPPSEIDIKPTSNLFVNVQQLLFSSNYIVGVQMARLSKELTQLSRERTELEVLSGVTEAYYMALLTAESQRIISQNLANMQQLFEKTNALAAVGMIEQTNVDQLEVQMMALRNALASAERQHEMALNLLRLQLGLQPETELQLTDQLEQLLQSNYEAVARLQGLLLENQIEYRLIKQQERMSRKMTDLQRAAYLPTLAGYYRYTYKILKPDFDMTPNNVVGLQLNIPIFSSGVKHYKVQQALVDEKNMQNTRELLTDQLRIQEKQLRFNLNSAIEQYENQRKSVEVARRVYQNLQNKYAQGMISGLDLTTADNNYLRAESDYLNAMMQVLNAKLQLDKLNGNIK, encoded by the coding sequence ATGAAAACCAAGCACTTACTTACTTTATTATTGCTCTCTGCCACGCTTTTTGCTTCGGCAGCCGAAGCCAGGGTATTCAGTTTATCGGAAGCCAGGGCTTATGCATTGGAGCACAACCGACAGATGAAAGCAGCCGGCTATGCCACTACCAAGGCCGAGATGGCGTTGCGCGAGGCCATAGCCAACGGTCTGCCACAGATCAATGCCAATGCCGATTACAGCAATGCCCTCGGCGCCAAGATCATCATCCGATTCAACGAAAACATGCCCCCAAGCGAGATCGACATCAAGCCCACAAGCAACTTGTTTGTGAATGTGCAGCAATTGCTGTTCAGCAGCAATTACATTGTAGGCGTGCAGATGGCCCGTCTGTCGAAAGAGCTGACGCAGCTGAGCCGGGAGCGCACTGAACTTGAGGTACTTAGCGGAGTTACAGAGGCTTACTACATGGCCTTGCTCACAGCCGAGAGCCAGCGCATCATCAGCCAGAATTTGGCAAACATGCAGCAGCTGTTCGAAAAAACCAATGCATTGGCTGCAGTGGGAATGATAGAGCAAACCAATGTGGATCAGCTCGAAGTTCAGATGATGGCATTGCGCAATGCCCTGGCCTCGGCCGAGCGCCAGCACGAGATGGCATTGAACCTTTTGCGGCTCCAGCTCGGATTGCAGCCTGAAACAGAATTGCAGCTGACTGATCAGCTCGAGCAATTGCTCCAGTCCAATTATGAGGCGGTGGCCAGGCTTCAGGGATTATTGCTTGAAAACCAGATTGAATATCGCCTGATCAAACAGCAGGAACGCATGAGCCGCAAAATGACCGACCTGCAACGCGCCGCTTACCTGCCTACGCTTGCCGGCTATTACCGCTACACCTACAAAATATTAAAGCCCGACTTTGACATGACACCAAATAATGTGGTCGGACTGCAGCTCAACATACCCATTTTCTCGAGTGGTGTAAAACATTACAAGGTACAACAGGCGCTGGTAGATGAGAAAAACATGCAGAATACCCGCGAGCTGCTCACCGATCAGCTCCGTATTCAGGAAAAACAACTGCGGTTCAACCTCAACAGCGCCATCGAGCAATACGAGAACCAGCGAAAAAGCGTCGAAGTTGCACGCCGGGTTTATCAGAACCTTCAGAACAAATATGCCCAGGGCATGATATCCGGTCTTGATCTGACCACGGCCGACAACAACTACCTCAGGGCAGAGTCGGATTATCTGAATGCCATGATGCAGGTGCTCAATGCCAAGCTTCAGCTCGACAAATTAAATGGTAACATTAAGTAA
- a CDS encoding glycerophosphodiester phosphodiesterase, translating to MGRLLRKPLVYKFLLLLTLFMATGPMQAQKPERPLVIAHRGASGSAPENTLAAVSKAMEIGADLIEIDVHLTRDRQLVVIHDYTVDRTTNGTGKIKDLDFNTIRELDAGSWFSKEFAGEMVPTLDEVLRLIGGKHKLLIEIKPTWTGDHETEKQVLGYIRAHAAESWCVVQSFDPQVIRNLRQLDPKIELHQLVVGNLPLLPLHFHKSLAGGSYLRHRDVAAVNPNYRFVGAGKIKRLHKRGQKVFVWTVDEPHKMEALIDAGADGIITNHPERLINILKNKGLM from the coding sequence ATGGGTAGATTGCTTCGTAAACCACTTGTTTACAAGTTCTTACTATTATTAACCCTGTTTATGGCCACGGGACCGATGCAAGCACAAAAACCTGAGCGGCCTCTGGTGATTGCACACCGTGGCGCATCGGGTTCGGCCCCCGAAAATACCCTCGCGGCCGTTTCCAAAGCCATGGAAATAGGCGCCGACCTCATTGAGATCGATGTGCACCTCACGCGCGACAGGCAACTGGTTGTGATTCACGATTATACCGTTGACAGAACAACCAACGGAACAGGAAAGATAAAAGACCTCGACTTCAATACAATACGTGAACTGGATGCCGGGAGCTGGTTTTCAAAAGAGTTTGCCGGTGAAATGGTGCCCACCCTGGACGAGGTGCTCAGGCTCATCGGTGGAAAACATAAGCTGCTGATTGAAATCAAACCTACCTGGACCGGCGACCATGAAACCGAAAAACAGGTTTTAGGATACATACGTGCCCATGCCGCCGAAAGCTGGTGTGTTGTGCAAAGCTTTGATCCACAGGTTATCCGGAATCTCAGGCAGCTCGATCCGAAAATTGAACTCCACCAGCTTGTTGTGGGTAACCTGCCTTTGCTGCCGCTGCACTTTCATAAATCGCTGGCAGGAGGCTCCTACCTTCGCCATCGTGATGTGGCAGCTGTCAATCCCAACTACAGGTTTGTGGGTGCCGGAAAAATCAAACGCCTGCATAAAAGGGGACAAAAGGTGTTTGTGTGGACGGTGGATGAACCGCACAAGATGGAAGCCCTGATCGATGCCGGTGCCGACGGAATCATTACCAATCATCCGGAAAGGTTGATTAATATACTGAAAAACAAAGGTTTAATGTAG
- a CDS encoding alkaline phosphatase: MKAKVLFIVLAILAVGIEGRLFAQKKKSKAETVQPTTKADAEVKNVIFLIGDGMGLAQSHALMLATNKMPYMFKAPVVGLISTNSYTHKITDSGAGGTALATGYKTRNGMIGMRPDSTAAPSLVDIFASAGRRTGVAVTCDLTHATPADFVAKNISRKNEQEIAADFIKSPIDVAIGGGLHNFTKRKDGRNLVAEMTDKGFAFFGQMPRSGKGFSKLLVLTDTAHPAPAASRTNYTLAEATRVAIEALSTNNDKGFFLMVEGSQIDWAGHANDSAYLITEMIDFDKAVGVAVEFAEKNPGTLVVVTADHETGGLTFIHGDNKKNPGVKFHFSTNDHSGVLVPVYAFGAGAHHFSGVYDNTDVFRKILKASGLEPK, translated from the coding sequence ATGAAAGCAAAAGTTTTATTCATTGTCCTGGCCATTTTGGCTGTTGGTATCGAGGGCAGGCTGTTTGCCCAAAAGAAAAAATCCAAAGCTGAAACTGTGCAGCCGACAACAAAGGCTGATGCAGAAGTAAAAAATGTCATTTTCCTGATAGGCGACGGCATGGGGCTTGCGCAAAGCCATGCACTGATGCTGGCTACCAACAAAATGCCATACATGTTCAAAGCTCCGGTGGTCGGTTTGATCAGCACAAACTCCTACACACACAAGATTACCGATTCCGGTGCGGGTGGCACTGCCCTTGCCACCGGTTACAAAACACGCAATGGGATGATTGGTATGCGTCCCGACAGCACGGCAGCGCCCAGTCTGGTGGACATCTTTGCCTCAGCCGGAAGACGCACAGGCGTTGCGGTCACCTGCGACCTGACCCACGCCACACCTGCTGATTTTGTGGCAAAAAATATTTCGCGTAAAAACGAACAGGAAATTGCTGCAGATTTTATCAAATCGCCCATAGATGTGGCAATTGGTGGCGGATTGCACAATTTCACAAAACGAAAAGATGGCCGCAACCTTGTGGCCGAGATGACAGACAAGGGCTTTGCCTTCTTCGGTCAAATGCCCAGAAGTGGCAAGGGCTTCAGCAAACTGCTCGTGCTTACCGATACTGCACATCCTGCCCCGGCTGCAAGTCGTACCAATTATACTTTGGCCGAAGCCACCCGCGTGGCTATCGAAGCATTGTCAACCAACAACGACAAAGGCTTCTTCCTCATGGTCGAAGGCTCGCAAATCGACTGGGCTGGTCATGCCAACGATTCTGCATACCTTATCACGGAAATGATCGACTTTGACAAGGCAGTAGGGGTGGCCGTCGAATTTGCAGAAAAGAATCCGGGCACCCTGGTCGTAGTTACAGCAGACCACGAAACTGGTGGCCTGACTTTCATCCATGGCGACAACAAAAAGAACCCCGGCGTCAAATTTCATTTCTCAACCAACGACCACTCGGGTGTCCTCGTTCCGGTGTATGCGTTTGGCGCTGGCGCCCATCATTTCAGCGGAGTATACGACAATACCGATGTTTTCAGAAAAATACTCAAAGCTTCAGGTCTTGAACCAAAGTAG
- a CDS encoding efflux RND transporter periplasmic adaptor subunit: MKRIHLIPVLLIPALLASCGKKESKKFEVAERIEPVKTLELGLQEIARSVEYTATLMPFEELHLAPSSPGRIERISVEVSSRVRKGDLLVQMDQTQLRQAEIQLATLETDFRRLDTLRKVGSVAQQQYDQLKSQLEVLRNNVAFLRENTQLRAPFAGIISGKYFENGEVYTGAPVPSVGKPAIVSLVQINQLKALVPVSEKYFPLIRRGIEANVRSDVYAGQQFKGRVTNIFPVVDQMSRTFQIEVTIDNAGELLRPGMFVRVTLDLDRDNAMLVPDIAVLKLQGSNDRYLFVEENGVARRIAVKLGKRYNEMVEVESDQLKPGQKLIVSGQARLLDGSKVQVVNN, encoded by the coding sequence ATGAAACGAATTCATCTCATACCTGTTTTATTGATTCCGGCCTTGCTTGCATCGTGCGGAAAGAAAGAAAGCAAGAAATTTGAAGTGGCCGAACGCATCGAGCCGGTCAAGACCCTGGAGCTTGGTTTGCAAGAGATTGCCCGAAGTGTGGAATACACGGCGACCCTCATGCCTTTTGAGGAGTTGCACCTTGCGCCTTCATCGCCCGGACGCATCGAGCGCATATCTGTTGAAGTTAGCAGCAGGGTTCGCAAAGGCGATCTGCTGGTTCAAATGGATCAAACCCAGTTGCGTCAGGCCGAGATACAGCTTGCCACGCTCGAAACCGATTTTCGCCGCCTCGATACTTTGCGGAAAGTTGGTTCGGTGGCGCAGCAGCAATATGATCAGCTCAAATCGCAGCTTGAGGTATTGCGCAACAACGTTGCTTTTCTCCGCGAGAACACGCAGCTTCGTGCGCCTTTCGCAGGGATCATCTCAGGCAAATACTTCGAAAATGGCGAGGTTTATACCGGCGCACCCGTGCCCTCGGTTGGAAAGCCGGCCATCGTCTCGCTGGTGCAGATCAACCAGCTCAAAGCCCTTGTTCCGGTTTCTGAAAAGTATTTCCCGCTCATCCGCCGAGGCATTGAGGCTAATGTAAGGAGCGATGTGTATGCCGGACAACAGTTCAAAGGACGAGTCACCAATATTTTTCCGGTGGTTGACCAGATGAGCCGCACTTTCCAGATTGAGGTTACCATTGATAACGCCGGCGAACTGCTCCGGCCGGGTATGTTTGTGCGCGTCACCCTCGATCTCGACCGCGACAATGCCATGCTTGTACCCGACATAGCCGTGCTTAAGCTGCAGGGTTCGAACGACCGATACCTGTTTGTTGAAGAAAACGGCGTTGCCAGAAGAATAGCCGTGAAACTCGGCAAACGTTACAACGAGATGGTTGAAGTGGAAAGCGACCAGCTCAAGCCCGGGCAGAAATTAATTGTATCAGGTCAGGCAAGGTTGCTCGACGGCTCTAAAGTACAGGTTGTCAACAACTAA
- a CDS encoding FprA family A-type flavoprotein — MNQRILELTSDVRWIGVLDKDLVTFDVVMETKYGTTYNSYFINAEKKAVVETVKERFWPEYEAKLRSLMNPAELEYIILNHTEPDHSGCVQHLLEIAPQATVVGSGNAIRYLNDLVSIPFKSIQVKDQDTLSLGNKTLRFISAPNLHWPDSMYTWLEEDRILFTCDSFGAHYADDRMFDDLVGNWDDAFKYYFDVILKPFSRFMIKSIERIRPLDIRMIATGHGPILRTHWKRYVDLSEQYAREYLALPQPHRVYIPYVSAYHKTGALAEAIARGIEKSGIVKAFAQDIEHTSIGDLEMQLTMSSGLIVGSPTINQNILLPIYKLFAVINPLRDKGKLAGGFGSYGWSGEAMKIIRANLESLKLKYTDTDVFVKFSPAEEDLARAEAYGQKFAEQLLQQA, encoded by the coding sequence ATGAACCAGAGGATTCTTGAACTCACCTCCGATGTACGATGGATAGGTGTGCTCGACAAAGACCTTGTCACCTTTGATGTGGTGATGGAAACCAAGTATGGCACCACCTACAACAGCTATTTTATCAATGCAGAAAAGAAAGCCGTGGTTGAAACGGTAAAGGAGCGTTTCTGGCCCGAGTATGAAGCCAAGCTCAGGTCGCTGATGAATCCTGCTGAACTTGAATACATTATCCTCAATCATACCGAGCCTGACCATTCCGGATGTGTGCAACATTTGCTCGAGATTGCTCCACAGGCCACAGTGGTAGGTAGCGGCAATGCAATCCGTTATCTCAATGATCTGGTTTCCATTCCTTTCAAAAGTATTCAGGTCAAAGATCAGGATACGCTAAGTCTGGGCAACAAGACCCTCCGCTTTATCTCGGCACCTAATCTTCATTGGCCCGACAGCATGTACACCTGGCTTGAAGAAGATCGCATTCTCTTTACCTGCGACTCTTTTGGCGCACATTATGCTGATGATCGGATGTTCGACGACCTGGTTGGCAACTGGGATGATGCATTCAAGTATTACTTCGATGTGATTCTCAAGCCTTTCAGCAGGTTTATGATCAAGTCAATCGAGCGCATACGTCCGCTCGACATACGGATGATAGCCACCGGACATGGCCCCATACTGCGCACCCATTGGAAGCGCTATGTGGACCTCTCGGAGCAGTATGCGCGCGAATACCTCGCCCTGCCACAGCCGCACCGGGTGTACATTCCATATGTTTCGGCATACCACAAAACCGGAGCCCTGGCCGAAGCCATTGCTCGTGGCATCGAGAAGTCGGGCATTGTAAAAGCTTTTGCTCAGGATATCGAACATACCTCGATAGGCGACCTGGAAATGCAGCTCACCATGTCGTCGGGCTTGATCGTAGGAAGTCCGACCATCAATCAGAACATCCTTCTGCCCATTTACAAGCTCTTTGCGGTGATCAATCCCTTGCGCGACAAAGGCAAGCTTGCCGGAGGTTTTGGCTCTTATGGCTGGAGTGGCGAGGCCATGAAAATCATTCGTGCCAACCTCGAAAGCCTCAAACTCAAATACACCGACACCGATGTGTTTGTGAAATTTTCGCCCGCCGAAGAGGACCTTGCACGCGCTGAGGCTTACGGGCAAAAATTTGCCGAACAGCTGCTTCAGCAGGCCTGA